The genomic stretch TCTCCGTTGTCCGCATCCGTTCCCATGGCGACCGCCAGTCGATCGCTCGGTGCCGGAACGAGATGGTCGAAGGGCAGCACAAGTTGTATGGAGCCGGCCCTTGAATTGTCCCCGACCTGAAATCCCGCCGCCCCAGCGAGTTGCCGCAGCTCGGCTTCGCCGCAGGCGAAGGGATGATGCGGGATCGTCTCCGATTTCAAGTGATCCAGAGGATCGGAACTCGTGGCGGCCGTGCGACTCGCCTGGGCGTGCTTGGTGAATAGGGCGCTCGACTCTCCCCAGAGATGGAGATGATCACCGTGCCAATTTGCGTGCAATACGAACATCAGGGATGCGGATTCTTTAAATGGGAACAGTCAAACAGAAGTGATTGCGCTGGGACTCGAACCCAGAACATGCTGGTTAAAAGCCGGCTGCTCTACCAATTGAGCTACGCAATCTCGAACGAACAAGGATACCTTGATATCCCCCTGACCTTTTAGGGCATTTTTTGGAATATTCTCGGACTTTGCTAAAGTCCGAGAATAGAGTCTCCCGATCAAGTGTTATCAAACAAATGGATTCGAGAGAAGTACGTCCCTAAATATTTGAAATTGGATTTGGAGTTCTTGAAGTTGTATCGGACTGTGTCCGAAGACTTGTTGCGGTTTGACTGGACGGATCCTCTCGAAGGCAAGCCGGAGCAAGAATAAAAGGAGTGATGTCATGCAAGCAAATCTTCCCATAGTAGACCGTTTCGTTGCGTACCTCGGAGATGAAAGGCACTTCAGCCCTTACACCGGGCGCTGCTACGCATTGGATCTCAGCCAATACGCGGATTACCTTTCCACCAAGGGAAAAATTTCCATCGACATGAATGTTGAGAAGGCGGCGCTGGAATCGCGCAAGGCCGATCTTCAGGGCCGCAGCGTCACCGCGCGGATGCTCTGCTGCGACGTGGAGACCATTCGAAGTTTCCTGGCCACGCTAAGCGAGAAGAAGTATTCGCTCGCCACCATGGCCCGGAAGATCGCCACCCTGCGCTCCTTCCACAAGTGGATGGAGCGAACGGGCCTGACCTCGAGCAATCCCATGACCATGATCCGCTCGCCGAAGCAGCCCAAGCGGCTGCCCAAGGCGATCTCGGTCGATCAGATCGAGCGGCTGCTCTCGGCGCCCGATCCCGAGGACCTGCTCGGCGCGCGCGACCGCGCCATCCTGGAATCCCTCTATGCCACCGGCATGCGCGTCAGCGAAGTGGTCGGATTGAACCGCGGCGACGTGGTCTTCGATGCCGGCTCTGAAAGCGTCAGCCTTCGGGGCAAGGGCAAGCGCGAACGCGTCGTGCCCCTCAATCCGAAGGCCGTGGAATCCATTCAAAAGTACATCGCGATGCTGGACTCCGAGCGCAATG from Planctomycetota bacterium encodes the following:
- a CDS encoding tyrosine recombinase XerC; this encodes MNVEKAALESRKADLQGRSVTARMLCCDVETIRSFLATLSEKKYSLATMARKIATLRSFHKWMERTGLTSSNPMTMIRSPKQPKRLPKAISVDQIERLLSAPDPEDLLGARDRAILESLYATGMRVSEVVGLNRGDVVFDAGSESVSLRGKGKRERVVPLNPKAVESIQKYIAMLDSERNVSRAPGAPLFVNKNGTRLSTRSVRRKVAKYLLQAGLDPDISPHTIRHSFATHLLMSDGVNLREVQELLGHQSLSSTQIYTHLTSARTREVYDKAHPRAEAS